A single Klebsiella variicola DNA region contains:
- a CDS encoding MFS transporter, giving the protein MTESSITERGAPDQADTRRRIWAIVGASSGNLVEWFDFYVYSFCSLYFAHIFFPSGNTTTQLLQTAGVFAAGFLMRPIGGWLFGRIADRRGRKASMLISVCMMCFGSLVIACLPGYAVIGTWAPALLLLARLFQGLSVGGEYGTSATYMSEVAVEGKKGFYASFQYVTLIGGQLLAVLVVVALQQVLSDEDLHAWGWRIPFALGAVLAIVALWLRRQLDETSKQETRALKEAGSFKGLWRNRRAFVMVLGFTAAGSLTFYTFTTYMQKYLVNTAGMTASTASVIMTAALFVYMLVQPLFGAFSDKVGRRTSMLCFGVLATLFTVPILSALQKVSSPYAAFGLVICALLIVSFYTSISGILKAEMFPAQVRALGVGLSYAVANALFGGSAEYVALSLKSAGIEHAFYWYVTVMAAIAFLVSLMLHRKGKGLRL; this is encoded by the coding sequence ATGACAGAAAGTAGCATTACCGAACGGGGCGCGCCGGATCAGGCCGATACCCGTCGTCGTATTTGGGCAATAGTTGGCGCTTCCTCGGGGAATCTGGTTGAGTGGTTTGATTTTTACGTTTATTCATTCTGCTCGCTCTATTTCGCCCATATCTTTTTTCCATCTGGCAATACCACCACCCAACTGCTGCAGACGGCAGGCGTATTTGCCGCCGGATTCCTGATGCGTCCCATCGGCGGATGGCTGTTTGGTCGAATCGCCGACCGCCGCGGACGTAAAGCCTCCATGCTTATCTCGGTGTGCATGATGTGCTTTGGCTCACTGGTGATTGCCTGTCTGCCGGGTTATGCGGTCATCGGCACCTGGGCCCCGGCGCTGCTGCTGCTGGCGCGTCTGTTCCAGGGGCTGTCTGTTGGCGGAGAATACGGCACCAGTGCGACCTATATGAGTGAAGTCGCGGTGGAAGGTAAGAAAGGCTTCTATGCCTCCTTCCAGTACGTTACGCTGATTGGCGGTCAACTGCTGGCGGTATTAGTGGTTGTCGCGCTCCAGCAGGTGCTCAGCGATGAAGATCTCCATGCCTGGGGATGGCGTATTCCTTTTGCTCTTGGGGCGGTACTGGCTATCGTCGCGCTGTGGCTGCGTCGCCAGCTGGACGAAACCTCAAAGCAGGAGACCCGGGCGCTGAAAGAGGCTGGATCATTTAAAGGGTTGTGGCGCAATCGCCGGGCCTTCGTGATGGTGTTGGGCTTTACCGCCGCCGGATCGCTGACCTTCTACACCTTTACTACCTATATGCAAAAGTATCTGGTCAACACGGCGGGCATGACGGCTAGCACCGCCAGCGTGATCATGACCGCGGCGCTATTCGTTTATATGCTGGTTCAGCCGCTGTTCGGCGCCTTTTCGGATAAAGTTGGCCGTCGCACCTCCATGCTGTGCTTTGGCGTGCTGGCGACGTTATTTACCGTGCCTATTCTCAGTGCTCTGCAGAAGGTGAGCTCACCGTATGCCGCCTTCGGACTGGTGATCTGCGCCTTGCTGATCGTCAGTTTCTATACCTCTATCAGCGGCATCCTGAAAGCAGAGATGTTCCCGGCTCAGGTCCGCGCGCTTGGGGTAGGGCTTTCCTATGCCGTCGCGAACGCGCTGTTCGGCGGCTCTGCGGAGTATGTCGCGCTGTCGCTTAAGTCGGCGGGGATAGAGCACGCGTTCTACTGGTATGTGACGGTGATGGCGGCCATCGCCTTCCTGGTTTCCCTGATGCTGCATCGCAAGGGAAAAGGCCTGCGCCTGTGA
- a CDS encoding YfiM family lipoprotein: MRSIIVMTSLLLTGCSHMANDAWSGQDKAQHFLASAMLSAAGNEYAQHQGYSRDRSAAIGLMFSISLGASKELWDSRPAGSGWSWKDFAWDVAGATTGYAVWQLAHQ; this comes from the coding sequence ATGCGTTCGATAATAGTGATGACATCGCTGCTGTTAACGGGCTGCAGCCACATGGCAAATGATGCATGGTCCGGTCAGGACAAAGCCCAGCATTTTCTGGCCTCGGCGATGCTGTCTGCCGCCGGCAATGAGTATGCGCAACATCAGGGTTACAGCCGGGACCGCAGCGCCGCCATTGGCCTGATGTTTTCCATCAGTCTTGGCGCATCAAAAGAGCTTTGGGACAGCCGCCCGGCAGGGAGCGGCTGGAGCTGGAAAGATTTCGCCTGGGATGTCGCCGGCGCGACCACCGGCTATGCTGTGTGGCAACTGGCGCACCAGTAA
- the pssA gene encoding CDP-diacylglycerol--serine O-phosphatidyltransferase, with amino-acid sequence MLSKFKRNKHQQHLAQLPKLSQSVDDVEFFYAPADFREALLTRIAHATQRICIIALYLEQDDGGKGILQALYDAKRQRPELDVRVLVDWHRAQRGRIGAAASNTNADWYCRMADENPGVDIPVYGVPINTREALGVLHFKGFIIDDSVLYSGASLNDVYLHQHDKYRYDRYQCIRNGKMADVMFDWVDNNLVQGRGVNRLDRPDRPKSPEIKNDIRQYRQELRDRSYHFVGTAGDEELSVTPLVGLGKSSLLNKTIFHLMPCAEHKLTICTPYFNLPAVLVRNIIQLLRDGKQVEIIVGDKTANDFYIPEDQPFKIIGALPYLYEINLRRFLSRLQYYVNTDQLIVRLWKDDDNSYHLKGMWVDDEWMLLTGNNLNPRAWRLDLENAILIHDPKRQLGAMREKELKLIRTHTTVVKHYRDLQSIADYPVKVRKLIRRLRRIRIDRLISRIL; translated from the coding sequence ATGTTGTCAAAATTTAAGCGTAATAAACATCAACAACACCTTGCCCAACTCCCTAAGCTTTCTCAGTCAGTTGATGATGTAGAGTTCTTTTACGCCCCTGCGGATTTCAGGGAAGCGTTACTGACCCGGATTGCCCACGCCACTCAGCGTATATGCATTATTGCGCTCTACCTGGAGCAAGATGATGGCGGAAAAGGAATTTTGCAGGCTCTCTACGACGCCAAACGCCAGCGTCCGGAACTGGATGTCCGCGTTCTGGTAGACTGGCACCGTGCTCAACGTGGTCGTATCGGCGCCGCCGCCTCCAACACCAATGCCGACTGGTATTGCCGGATGGCCGATGAAAACCCAGGTGTGGATATCCCCGTTTACGGCGTGCCGATTAATACCCGGGAGGCGCTCGGCGTTCTCCATTTCAAAGGCTTTATTATCGATGACAGCGTCCTCTACAGCGGCGCCAGCCTGAACGATGTTTATCTGCATCAGCACGACAAGTACCGTTATGACCGCTATCAGTGCATCCGTAACGGCAAAATGGCGGACGTCATGTTCGACTGGGTCGACAATAATCTGGTTCAGGGGCGCGGCGTTAATCGTCTCGACAGACCGGATCGGCCAAAAAGCCCGGAAATCAAAAACGACATTCGCCAGTACCGTCAGGAGCTCCGCGACCGCAGCTACCATTTTGTCGGCACCGCTGGTGACGAAGAACTCTCCGTCACCCCGCTGGTAGGACTGGGGAAATCCAGCCTGCTGAACAAAACTATTTTTCACCTGATGCCTTGTGCCGAGCACAAGCTGACGATCTGTACCCCCTACTTCAACCTCCCTGCCGTACTGGTGAGAAATATCATCCAGCTGCTGCGGGACGGTAAACAGGTGGAGATTATTGTCGGCGATAAAACCGCTAACGATTTCTACATTCCGGAAGATCAACCGTTTAAAATTATCGGTGCGCTTCCCTATCTGTATGAGATCAACCTGCGGCGTTTCCTCAGCCGACTGCAATATTATGTCAATACCGATCAGCTGATCGTTCGCCTGTGGAAGGATGACGATAACAGCTACCATCTGAAAGGCATGTGGGTTGACGATGAGTGGATGCTGCTCACTGGCAACAACCTTAACCCACGCGCCTGGCGGCTCGATCTGGAAAACGCCATTCTGATCCACGATCCAAAGCGGCAGCTGGGGGCCATGCGGGAAAAAGAGCTGAAGCTCATCCGCACCCACACCACGGTAGTGAAACATTATCGGGATCTGCAAAGTATCGCCGACTATCCGGTGAAAGTGCGAAAACTGATCCGCCGCCTGCGACGGATCCGCATTGACCGGTTGATCAGCCGTATTCTCTGA